The Alnus glutinosa chromosome 7, dhAlnGlut1.1, whole genome shotgun sequence genome includes a region encoding these proteins:
- the LOC133872809 gene encoding F-box protein CPR1-like: MVIMPTSYLSEDLLRDILLRLPVKPLVRFRSVSKSWSALLKSRDFTTTHLSRSANHGCHLLVNSEGAENHTMSLISSEALDVAAKIENPEKGKVRLIMVGSCNGLVCLYQNYWLIRLWNPATREHKILPTPRITPTFPSTSSPRFSIGFGCHLNDYKLVRIVYSKHPDERQVEVYSTSIGCWRSIDAIVPCFIEQRMCSVILKGVPYWLGFGPFWEDTRFGQGEPRRDEFVVSFDMGKEVFRQVHVPYAEGSYSDYSKKLGVLNESLAIIYYPCREQVSNFIDFWVMTKDHGVDECWIKAQRIGPFSSIGIPLGFWKDGVVVCENGDEELLLYDPNIKAVKKLSTYGADHGKLISTNVSTYMESLVPVNG; encoded by the coding sequence ATGGTGATCATGCCCACCAGTTACTTGTCCGAAGATTTGCTTAGAGACATTCTCTTGAGGCTACCGGTGAAGCCGCTTGTTCGATTCAGGTCAGTAAGCAAATCCTGGTCTGCGTTACTGAAAAGTCGAGATTTTACGACCACCCATCTGAGCCGCTCAGCCAATCATGGCTGTCACCTACTTGTTAACAGTGAAGGAGCTGAAAACCACACCATGTCCTTGATATCGAGCGAAGCACTCGATGTGGCGGCCAAGATAGAAAATCctgaaaaaggaaaagttagATTAATAATGGTGGGTTCTTGTAACGGTTTAGTCTGTTTATATCAGAATTACTGGTTGATTCGCTTATGGAATCCTGCTACTAGAGAACACAAGATTCTGCCAACACCTCGCATCACCCCCACATTCCCGAGCACGTCGAGTCCTAGGTTCTCCATAGGATTTGGTTGCCATCTTAATGACTACAAGTTGGTGAGGATTGTGTATTCTAAACACCCGGATGAACGTCAAGTTGAGGTGTACTCGACGAGTATAGGTTGTTGGAGATCGATCGATGCCATTGTGCCCTGTTTTATCGAGCAGCGTATGTGTTCGGTAATCCTGAAAGGAGTGCCATATTGGCTGGGTTTTGGACCGTTTTGGGAAGACACAAGGTTTGGACAAGGGGAGCCGCGTAGGGATGAGTTTGTCGTGTCTTTTGACATGGGCAAGGAGGTGTTTCGGCAGGTGCATGTCCCATATGCTGAAGGTTCTTACTCCGACTACAGCAAGAAGCTCGGGGTATTGAACGAATCCCTGGCCATAATCTACTATCCTTGCCGTGAACAAGTCAGCAATTTCATTGATTTCTGGGTGATGACCAAAGATCATGGGGTTGACGAGTGTTGGATCAAAGCACAGAGGATTGGACCCTTTTCAAGTATTGGGATCCCGCTTGGGTTTTGGAAAGATGGGGTGGTCGTTTGTGAGAACGGTGACGAGGAGTTGTTACTGTATGACCCAAATATCAAAGCAGTAAAAAAACTTTCAACTTATGGGGCTGATCATGGGAAGTTAATTTCTACCAACGTTTCTACTTACATGGAGAGCCTTGTTCCTGTGAACGGATGA
- the LOC133872810 gene encoding aquaporin PIP1-2-like codes for MEGKDEDVRLGANRYRERQPIGTAAQSQDTKDYQEPPAAPLFEPGELTSWSFYRAGIAEFVATFLFLYITVLTVMGVVKSPSKCSTVGIQGIAWAFGGMIFALVYCTAGISGGHINPAVTFGLFLARKVSLTRAVFYMLMQCLGAICGAGVVKSFQKGQYERLGGGANTISSGYSKGDGLGAEIVGTFVLVYTVFSATDAKRNARDSHVPILAPLPIGFAVFLVHLATIPITGTGINPARSLGAALIYNKDQAWDDHWIFWVGPFIGAALAALYHQTVIRAIPFKSK; via the exons ATGGAGGGGAAGGATGAAGATGTGAGGTTGGGAGCAAACAGGTACAGAGAGAGGCAACCTATCGGAACAGCTGCTCAGAGCCAGGACACCAAGGACTACCAGGAGCCACCGGCGGCACCCCTCTTTGAGCCAGGGGAGTTAACATCATGGTCCTTTTACAGGGCCGGCATAGCCGAGTTTGTCGCcactttcttgtttctttacatCACCGTTTTAACGGTGATGGGTGTTGTCAAGTCTCCTAGCAAGTGTTCTACTGTGGGTATTCAAGGCATTGCTTGGGCTTTCGGCGGCATGATCTTTGCTCTTGTCTATTGCACCGCTGGGATTTCAG GGGGTCATATCAACCCTGCGGTGACTTTTGGGCTGTTCTTGGCAAGGAAGGTGTCGCTGACGAGGGCGGTGTTCTACATGTTAATGCAGTGTTTGGGAGCCATCTGCGGTGCTGGTGTAGTAAAAAGCTTCCAGAAAGGCCAGTACGAGAGGCTTGGTGGTGGTGCCAATACCATCAGCTCCGGATATTCCAAGGGTGATGGCCTTGGCGCCGAGATTGTTGGCACCTTCGTGCTTGTCTACACTGTTTTCTCTGCCACCGACGCCAAGCGAAATGCCCGAGATTCCCACGTTCCT ATCTTGGCTCCACTGCCAATTGGGTTTGCTGTGTTTCTGGTTCACTTGGCCACCATCCCCATCACTGGGACAGGCATCAACCCTGCTAGGAGTCTTGGGGCAGCCCTCATTTACAACAAGGACCAAGCTTGGGATGACCAT TGGATATTTTGGGTAGGACCTTTCATTGGGGCAGCACTGGCTGCTTTGTACCATCAGACAGTGATCAGGGCCATTCCATTCAAGTCTAAATGA